A stretch of DNA from Candidatus Poribacteria bacterium:
GAACAACTCGGTGCGGATCAACTCTGGGCAAGTCTCATCGTTGATGGGCATCATCTGCCACCGACCGTTGCCAAGTCGATGATGCGCGCTAAGACGCTTGATAGGTGTCTCCTCGTCAGCGATGCGGTCGCTCTGGCCGGAATGAAACCGGGTATTTATGAGTTTGCAGGAAAATCGGTCGAGCTGACGGCGGATCGGTGTGTCCGGTTGGTTGGAACTGAATACCTCGCTGGTTCTGCTATTGAGTTGGCGCGTGGTATCGAGAACAGTGTCCGGTTTGCAGGCATTTCGCTTGAAGAAGCGGTTTCGCTCGCTACGCTGCAACCGATGCGTCTTCTTGACGTGGAAGCACGCGTAGAAGCGAAGACGAATCTGATCCTCTTTGCGTGGGACGCGTCTCAATTCAAAATCAACCTGATCGCGACAATTGTTGGCGATGTGTTGGTGTATCATGCGGAGGCGAAGTGATGACACAAAGATCGGTTCGCTATAATAGCACCCACGTCTATATAGGAATTGTAGGTGGCCTTCTTGTTCTCTGTTCTACGGTATCACTTGCTGCACAGCAAACCGATGACGAAGAATCCGCACATTATGCACGCGGGATGCGTGCAATGCAGTTAGGACTTTACGATGAAGCAATCGATGCCTTTCAGCGCGTTTTACAATTGAACCCACAAAATGCCGAAGCGCACTGTGAACTAGGAGCAGTTTATAGGCTCAAGGAAAAAACCAACGACTCCATTGACGCATATCTCCGCGCTTTGGAATTAACCGCTTCACCTCAAACGCACGGTGTTGCCCATCTCTGTTTGGCGCGGATTTACCATTCACAAGGCAGGTTCATAGACGCTGAAAAGCACGGGCAACTTGCCGTTGATCTACTCCCCAAAATTGCCGAACCCTTTTTCCGGCTTGCGGATACTTATGTCCAGAGAGGAAAGTTGGCGTTGGCACAGCAAGCCTACCAGCGTGCACTTGCATTGGATGCAAACCTCGCGCCAGTCTACCAAGGATTGGGTAAGATTGCCTTCCTACAGAACAGGTTAGCGGAAGCCGTGCAGTATTATCGGAAAGCCCTTACCCTGGCACCGTATCATGCTGAAACCTATTACAATCTTGCACTTGTTTATCGGCGTTTGGGACAAAATTCTGTAGAAGGAGTTTCTAACCCCGATACCTTACAGAATCTCGTGGAAGCAAAGAACCTGATGACATCTTTCCAACAGGTAAAAACCTATAACGAGCAAACAAACCGGTATCGCAGACTTTTACTGGAGCAACCAACTGCGCTTGAACCACGTATGAAACTGGCTGAAGCACATATTGAGATTGGAAACCGTGAGGAAGCGATTCGTGCCTATCAGATCGCAACTGCATTGCATCCCAAAACGCTTCCGCTCTACCACAATTTGGGTGGGCTTTACATGCAGGCAGGGCAATTGACGGAAGCAATCGCAGCTTTTCAACAGGTGCTTCAACTTGACGATACTGACACTGAGGCGTACCTTCACCTCGGTTGGCTCCACGCTCGTCAACGCAAATTCACCGATGCCCAGACTTACCTCCAAACCGCAATTCAACGAGATAAAGATTTAATCCCTGCCTACTATGGACTCGCGGAGGTTTACGTGCAACAGCACCTGTTTACCGAAGCGATTGCCGTTTACCAGCAATTGACAGTCATCCGTCCAAATGACGTAAAGGCGTGGGTGCGGCTGGGTGTACTTCAACTCAAACAGCAGCAGGTTTCGGATGCGATTTCCACCTTTACACAGGCGATCGCTGTGGATGGAAATTCTGCTGATGCGCATAACAATCTCGCGTGGCTTTATGCGACACAGGGTGAAGAACTGGAACGCGCCGTTGAATTGGCGGAACGCGCCGTTGAATTGGAGGCGAATGCCGCCCGCTTGGATACCCTTGCCTACGCATACTATCGCCACGGGGCATATACGAAAGCCAAGCAAGCTATCTTACGCGCAATCAACTTGGAACCGAACAATACTGCCTACAAAGAGCGTTTGAGCGAGATTCGACAAACGATGGAGGATACAAAAAAGTAATGAGGTCCTATCTCCCCTTCCTTTTTTTGATATGTGCCCTCCTCGGATCGTCTGTAGCGGATTCTGTCACCTTCGTTGAAGTCGCTGAAGAATCTGGGATTCGCTTTACACATACTGACGGTAAGAGCGGCAAACGCCTTTTTAATGAGCAATACGGATCGGGCGGTGGTTTCTTCGATTACGATAACGACGGAGATATCGATATTTATCTTATCAATACCCGTCCGCAGAAAGAACAGGTGGACGCTGCACTACCTACGAATGTCCTCTACCGCAACAATGGTGATGGCTCATTTACAGATGTCACCCATGTCGCAGGCGTGGGTGATACCGGTTACGGTGTCGGTGCAACCACTGGCGATTATGATAACGACGGCGACATAGACCTCTATTTAACGAACTTTGGACCCAATACTCTCTATCGGAACAATGCAGATGGCACCTTCACAGATGTCGCAGCGTCTGCACAGGTCGCAGATACCGGATGGGGGACGAGTTGTGCCTTTGCTGACTTTGACAACGACGGGTTTCTTGAACTCTATGTGAGCAATTACGCCAAATACACCCCTGATGCAGATAAACCGTGTCATCGACACGACATTCCTGTCTATTGCGGTCCGAGTTCTTATCCACCCCAGCCAGATCTGTTTTATTATAACAATGGAGATGGCACTTTTACGAACCTAACCGAACAAAGCGGCTTGTTGAATGTACCTGCCGCACACGGTCTCGGTGTTGCTGTCGGAGACAGTGATAACGATGGTGACGCTGACATCTACGTCGCCAACGATCAGGATTTTAATTTCCTCTTCCAAAACCGTGGGGACGGCACCTTTGAAGAAATTGGATTGCTTTCTGGGGTTAGCTGCAGTGATATGGGAGAAGCGGAAGCGGGAATGGGAGTCGCCTTTGCAGACTACGATAACGACGGTAGATTGGATATCACGGTGAGCAACTTTCAGAATGAGACGAATACTCTCTATCACAATGAAGGCGACAATTTTTTCATTGATGCCACGATTCCTGCAGGCGTTGCTGAACACACGCATCGCTATCTCGGTTGGGGTATCGGCTTTTTTGATTACGATAACGACGGTTACAAGGATATATTCGTCGCGAACGGACATACAATGGACAACATCGCCGAGGTCGATCGGTCTACGACGACACCGCAGCAGAACCTACTCTTTCGGAATTTAGGCGATGGTCGCTTTACGGATGTCACAGCACAGATGGGAGAAGGCTTCGCATTGCTTAAGACGAGCCGCGCCGCTGCTTTCGGCGATTACGACAACGATGGCGACATCGATATCCTCGTCACAAACTGGAACCAAACCGCTGACCTTCTGAGGAACGAGGGTGGAAACCGAAATAACTGGATACAGGTGAAAGCGGTCGGCACAAAAAGCAACCGTTCTGCTATTGGCGCGCGCATCAAGGTTGTTGCCGGTGAACTCACACAATACGCAGAGGTAAAGAGTAGTGGAAGCTATCTCGCGTTCAGTGACTTTCGCGTTCACTTCGGACTGAAAGACGCTGACAACATTGATTTGTTGGAAATTCGTTGGCCCAGTGGAGTAGTTGACACTGCGACTAATCTTTCAGTGAACCAAAGGTTTATTGCGGTTGAAGGTGAAAAAATCGTCTCGGAATAGAATTTTTATTTTTTCTTGACAAAAATAATGACATAATATATTATTTCGTAACATAACGTGGTTATTATCACTTCCGCATTAGCTTTCTTATATCACGGGTCAAACTTGTATCTGTGAACGGTGAAAGGTCGATGCGAAGTGTATAATAAGTTATAGTAGTTAAGACCACGGGAAATTCCTTCCCAGTGTTTTGGTCTGTGGTGAGATAGAAACACTGTGAAGAAACTCCCATGGAATATCAAGCAAAACTGCCGAGTGCTTAACCTGTTTAGGCAGCAACTTAAGGCATTGGAACTGCCCTGTGTAAATTTACCAAGGAGGCGTTCCTATTTGCTTTTACTTATTTAGACAGATTTGTCCGAAAAAGGTTCAATTCTTCCGCTAAATTTTTACCAAGATAGTGTTGTATCTCATTTTTTACTCATCTCACTATTGATGGTTTTGTAGCAAGACAACTTATCGCTGTAGCGACACGTCATAAATCGCGCTACGAGAAATACTTGCCAGCGCGATGTTAGACTGTTATTTTTATGGGCAATCCATATACTTACTGCAGTTTGAAAACGAGCGAATTGGATCGTCCGAATTAAAGTTAATGCGGATAACACAAACCTACGTTCTTGTAACGCATTGGTGTGTTATTTGCTATTGAAATCCACTAAAGGAGGATAATTTAAGTGAAACTGTTTATTTCAATACTTGCCATTGCTGTGTTGACGATTGGCATTTCAATTTCTGCGTTCGCAGACCTAAATGACGGAGTCGTCGCTGCGTGGACCTTTGACGATGGCAAGGTAACGGATGCCGTTGGAAAGGCACACGGTAAACTCTTTAAGGGAGCTAAAATCACAGGGGATGGCAAATTTGGCAAGGCATTGGATGTTGACGGAAATGACGACACACGTGCCGATATTGAATTCAACGATGCTCTTGAAAAAGTGATTGAGGGAGCGCATACCGTTTCTTATTGGCTCTATGTCCGAGAAGGTAGAGACCACTCCGGCGTTTGGAAGGGTGCAAAGGTCGGTTGGGGTGCAAACTTCACCTTCCGTATGGTAACGACCAGTAGTACCGGTCTGACGTGGGGAACCTGCAGTGCAGGTGCCGAAAATTGGTTCGCTACGGATGGTGCCATTGAGGCCGATAAGTGGTTCCATCTCTGTCAAACGGTAGATGGTAAAGAGGCAATTGGATACGTAACGCCAGAGGGCGGGAAAACCGAAATACCTGCCAGCGGTCAATCGAACCCGAGAGCCGCCGCGGAACCCTATGTTCTGTTCCCAGATCGTCCTTTGGAACTCGGTGCAGGTCGAGGTCTCGGTGGTAATGATGGCAACGATACGTTCCTTGATGGCATCATCGATGATGTTATCATCTGGGACCGTGCGCTCTCTGAAGCTGAAGTAGAGGAACTCGGAAGTGGCAAACGTCCAGATAAGGCACTCGCTGTGAAAGCGGAGGGAAAATTAGCCACGACGTGGGGCAAGGTCAAATCCTATCACCACCGTTAAGTACGATTGAGAATCTGAAAACATCGCAGATTTGTGGAATTCTCCACAAATCTGCTCAATTAGGCTTAAAACAATAAGGAGCTTTTATTATGAAGCAGATTGTCTGTTTTTCATTTTAGCACTTATGGTATTCAGTGCCAACAGTTACGCCGAGCTTGAAGATGGTCTCGTTTCTGTCTGGAACTTTGACGACGGGTCAGCGAATGATTCCGTCGGAGACAACGATGGCGAATTCATGAACGGTGCCAGCACTGCAGACGGTCGTCACGGGATGGCACTCAACCTTGACAATCCCGAGAATCCCGCGACCGGTGAAAACACCGGACAATATGTTGAAATCCCTTCCGCTGCAAGCCTTGAAAAAGAAGATGGGGTTTTCTCTGTCTCCTTGTGGGTTAACGTCAGGGAAGGCGGCGGCAGAGACCACGCCGCGATGTTCTTCAAAGGCGACAAGGTCGGTTGGGGCGATCACTTCATGGTGCGGATGTGTACGACAAGTGATACCAACATGACCTGGGGCAGCTGCTGGGCAGGCAGTGAAGGTTGGTTCGCTACCAACGATGTTTACGCAGTAGATGAATGGGTGCACGTCGCTTACGTTGTTAATGGTTCAGAAGCCACAGCGTATGTGACCTCATCTGTCACCGATGGTACTGTGGTCCCTCCCAGTGGACAGTCCAATCCAAGGTCAATTGAGACACCGCTTCGGACGTTCCCGGAGCGTCCGGTTGAAATCGGTGTTGGACGGCAAGTCGGTGGCAATGCAGGCAACGACTTCTGGCTTGATGGTATGATTGACGAGGTCTACTTTTGGGAACGTGCGCTTAGCGAAGACGAAGTCAAGGAACTCGCTGATGGTGCGACTGTTGGTGCGACCGTCAATGTGGAAGCACGAGGAAAACTCGCTACCACATGGGCGCACATCAAGAAATGATAAGGTGTCATTAACCTAAGACAAAGAGGCTCCGGATTTCATAATCCAGAGCCTTTTTGTTTATCAGGGACATCAGTGTCGGAGGAAAGACACAATGGAAGATTATTACGGCATTGGAGAGGTTTTCGTTAAAGTTGCAAACCTTGAGCGAGCAGCGAAGTTTTATCGGGATCTGCTCGGATTTGAGGTGGTGGAGCGGAACAATCGACAACTCTATATCTACTTGGAAAATGGACATCTTGTCCTCAAAGAAGCCGGAAGTTCAGGGCACGACGCGGGCGGTCCTATGCATTTCGCCTTTGTGACAAGCACCGAGCGGATTAACCAACTCGCTGAACAGTTCGCAACGCTACCTTATCGGACCCGTGGTCCTTTTGATTTTGACGACCCGCGCGGCAAGTGCCGGGCTTTCTTCATCTTTGATCCAGACGGAAATGAAATTGAGTTTAATGATCTTTACTGTCCAACCGATTAGATCAAGGAAAACCTAAAATGCTAACCCATTCAGAAATTGACGCTTTTGTCGAAAACGGATACATCATTCGTAAGGGAGCACTCCCCGAAACAGACATTCAAATCTACCGAAGTGCTATTGATCGGATACTCCATAAGTGCCGTATTGAAAGGCTACACGCCGATCACCTACGCTACATAGATGGCGAACGCGACGACATTTGGGGTGTCAATAACATTTTCCACCCAAGCATTCGTGAGGAAGCACTTGTGGACGCGCTTGCGCACCCGCAGATATTAGATGTTATTGAAGCACTTATTGGGGAAAGATTAAGGTATCACCTCTGTACCCTTCTTGTGAGTTCCGAGCGGAAACCGTATCACATTAACTGGCACCGAGATTCAGCACCGGACGGAGAAGTGCCTCTTGAAACCCTTCTTGGTCGACTCAGAAGCCACGTGCAGCTCAACGGTGCCCTCTATGACGATGAGACGCTTTACATCGTGCCGGGGAGCCATAGACGTGAACTCACTGATGCAGAACGCGCAGTCATACAGCAAACGCCAAAGGCGGCGATGCCGAATCAACTGGTCGTCAAACTAAACGCTGGCGATATCGTCTTTTACAATTCGAGTCTGCTCCACAAAGGCTGCAACCTTACGGAGTCAAAACGGCAGACGCTCCACTATGCCGTTCTCACTGCTCCATCGGAAAACGAACCTGCAAACCCAGAGAGTCCAACCAGCCAAGAATGGCTCAATGACCCCTCCTTTCTGGACAGTCTTCCCGAGCGACTCAAACCGCTTTTTGACAATTGGCTGAAATATGGATAGCCGTGGTAGTAGGGGCTGGGTAACCCAGCCCCTACACTTTATGGCAAATCATCGCGGTAATCCAACAGAACCTCTTGAGGAATGAAAGACGTTTGAGGAGAGATGTGTCAATCGCTTTGAAAACGCGGAGGGTCCACCTATAGAACAGTGGAATGGTAATACATTTCTGCCAGAACAGTGCACTCACCGCAGTGAGATGAAATTCACGATGCTCTAACTGCTCAAATTCAGCACCGACTGTTTCAATGTCCCGCATTGAAAAATAACGCAGCTTGCCAGAATACTTAAGAAACATTTTTCGATACAGCCACACCGCTGGGTGGTAGCGCATGTTTTCCATGAAGATCGCCTTACCCCCCGGCTTGAGAACACGATAGCACTCTTTCGCAATGTGGCTATGTTCTGTAAAAACCAGTACAGATTTGGAGATAATAAAATCAAAGGTATTGTCCGGAAAGGCGAGGTGCATCGCGTCCATCAGTGCAAAATTAACTTCCTCAGCAACGTTGTGTTCCGTGGCTCGCGCTTGTGCTTCAGCGAGTCGAAAAGGTAGTAAGTCTATTCCAACAACAGAAGCACCGCGTTTCGCCAGTAGTGTTGCGGTCCCGCCTGTGCCGGTGCCGAGTTCAAGGATCCTTTTCCCTTCCAAGGTCCCCATTTTCGGAAGGACGTACTCGAAAACAGGGAGATAGAAATCTTCCCACCAGAGCAGAAGGTCTGTTTCAACACTATCGGAACGCGGTGCCTCAGATGCCAGCAAACCTAAATTTTCCCCATCTTTCGTAGATTTTCAATGCAACGCTCAGCACACTCAATCGGCGGATAGGCGTAACTTTCCTGCTCAACGATGTACCATTCGGTGCCACCGACGGTTTCACAGGCACGGAACACAGCGTCCCACGGAATTTCGCCTTCACCTACGTTTGCTTTGTCATTCGTGGCGGAATACTCTTTAAGATGCACCACTTTGGATCTACCGGGGTAGCGTTCAATAAAAGATACAGGATCGGCACCGGCGCGAAGGGCATGACCGATGTCAATTTGCATCACGACATCATCGCGGGTGTTACTGCCGAATATATCCCATGGTATCTCGCCATCCATGGGTGTAAATTCACCCGTGTGGTTGTGATAACCGGTGAACATCCCCTGGTCAGCGATTTTTTCAGCAATGCCATTGAAAACTTCTGATGTATCGAGCCATGCTTGCCGAGAACCTTGGTATTCTCCGGGTAATCCAGGTACAATCAGATACGGGTTGCCGAGGTTCTGATTGAACTCAACCGTCTTAGGGAGTTCATCACCGAGAAGTGTGTTTATCCCTGTATGTGTCCCAGCAACTTTCAATCCAAGGTCATCGCACATCCCGCGTAATTCTTCGGCAGTCCGGTCATAGTAACCAGCAAACTCAACACCATCATAACCCATCTGTGCGACAGCTTGGAGCGTCAAAGATAAGTCACCAGCACAATCGTCTCTGACGGAATACAGTTGTAATGCGATCGGGATTCTATCGCTCATAAAATTCTCCAGATGCTCCTGTAGGCGCGATTTGGAAACGCGCTTATATTCGTTTACGCCATCGGCAAGTTGACAACCTGCCCACTATCTGCTGACACCAAACCGGCTTCGAGGATTTCTTGGGCATCCCGACTCACTTTGGGGCTGCACAAGCCTTCAATGGGTTCGCCTGTCTCTAAGCAGTGAATGAAGTATTCTGCGGCGTTACGTCTGCCCTCTGGAAGTGGTTCAGGTGTTATCACTTCGGCATCGCTACCTGCCGGATGCAGGTGTACTTCGTTTCCACTAACCATCAGCGCGCCCTCAGTGCCATAAACCACAGGATTCGGTGTGACATAACCGACTTTCTGTGTCCAAGACGCTTCCGTAATCCCGAAGGCATTGCCGTATTTCATGACAATGACAGCGTTATCGTCGGGAATTGGGTAGTCTTTGACGAAGGTGCCGCGGAAGGCGGTCACTTGCTGCGGCGTGCCAAGGAGGTAAGCACACATATCGGCACAATAACAGCAGTAATCCATCAACGCACCAGCACCGTTTTTCTCTTCGTCATAGAGCCATTCATAGAAGTAGCGGGAGCATCCGATTTCCTTCGGTCCGTTGTGTGCAGAACGCCATTTGAAGTAGAAGACATCACCGATAGCACCGTCTTTGATAAGATCCATTGCGGTGTTGAGTGCTGGACTCCATGCAGTGGGCCAGTTCACCATCAACAAGGTGCCAGCGTTCTCGGCAGCAGCAAGCATCCGATCCGCTTGGGAGAGACGCGCCGCCATCGGTTTTTCTGAAACGACGTGGATACCCTTTGCCGCTGCAGCTTCAACAATATCAACACCAGCGTTGTTCTCGGCTGATGCTTGGAGGATGTCTAATTCCTCATTTTCCAGCATTTCTTGCCAAGAATTATAAACATTTTCAACACCGGTTTCTGAACTGAACTGAGAGCGTAATTCCGCATTGACATCACCTGCAGCGACAATTTCAACGTTTGGATGTGCCTGCCAGTGGCCAAGTTCACCCCAGACATGATCATGCACAAGAGATGCGAAGCCAATTCGATACGTTTTTGCCATTAACAATCCCTCCTATAGGCACGCTGTATTAGCGCGCAATGTGTATACACGTGATACCACCCACTACCTATGAGGTAGGGGCTTCGGTTTCGTCGCAACTGCGGTTTTCTCAGAGAGTTCACCGTCTTATTATCGCTCCACCAGCAGGCTATTATTCCGTATCAGAACGGCTTTATCGCGCATTACTACGCGGGTACCCCAGCCTGCAAAATGTTTATCGCAGCGTTTACATCTCTATCGTGATGCGAACCACATTCAGGACATGTCCACTGCCTATCTGAAAGCGTTAGATTTTCGTTGTGATGTCCACAATCCGAACAAGGCTTTGTCGTAGGGGTCCAGCGACCTGCTTTGACGAGTGTTTTGCCATATTTCGCACATGTCCACTTGAGTATCAAGGCAAACTCACCGAAGGCAATATCAGAGATTTTGCGTCCCCACAGGCGTTTCATACCTTCAAGATTGAGGGTTTCTATAACAATCTTATCGTATTTTCGCACAAGACGAAGTGCCAATTTGAAGAACCAATCGCGTCTCTGGTTGGCAATCTTTTTGTGGATACGTGAGAGGCGTCGCTTCGAGCGATACCAGCCATTAGACAAATACTTCTTTCGCGAAAGCAACTTGTTTGCCGAACGAACTGCGTTGAGACCTTGCTTGTAGAATTGTGGCGACGCTATCTTGATACCGTCCGAAAGGGTGAGGAATGTTTTACAACCGAAATCTACCCCTGCCTCGCTACCGGTCAATGGGAGTTTCTTGGAAGGTTTAGAATCCTCACAAGTGAGATACAAATAGTAGTCGCCTACGTTATCACGCTTGATTGTGACCTTTTTGATATGTCCAGCCCACTTACGGTGTTTCCAAAAGGTGAAGGACTTATCAAGACAGTTGATTGTCAACCGATTATCCTCTATTTTATACCCCGCTTGTGTGAAAGTCACAGACTTATATTTATGGGGTGGCTTGATTTTCGGTCTACCCACTTTACGTTTCGTTTCACCTGCTCTACGCGCTTTGATATTATCAAAGAAACGCTGATACCCTAAATCAATGCGAATAGCAACATCTTGGAGCATTTGCGAAGGTAGTTGATTCCAATGCGGTTTCGTCGTCTGCTTCAACTTCTTTATATGTTTCAGGATACGAGAAAGTGAAGCATACTTACCATAAATACGATAATAACGACGCTGCAAGCGTAGCAAATGCAAATGCACACTATGCATATCGTCTATCAGATTGCCAAGCAGGATTATATTCGACTGGTGAGAGAACTCGTATTTGTAGGTTTTCACTATATCGTCAGCTCTTTTTTCTATCAGGTGCTTCGCCGTCTACATCCCGCAAGCTAAAGCATGGGAATTTGACGGAAGAGCGTTAAAAAGCGCGTTTACGAATCCGATATTCTCCAATATTTGCCTATTCTTCAGCTCGAACCGCAATTTTAATGGCTGTTTCACCCTTAATACGGTAGTCGCCATTGAGTGCGTGAAAACCATTTGCAACCTGTGAGAGTGGCAGCTGATGACTAATCATGTCGGCAAAGGGCAGCCCACTCTGTTCAAGGAGAGGCAAGCCGCGAACGAAGTGTTCATAACTACTTCCCCAAATCGCCTCGACGCGAAGGTTTTTGCGCATCAACAATTGGTTAATGTTGAAGTCGATTGAACCCATATCCACAAAGTGACCGACTTCAACAAAGGTGCCGCTGCGTCGGGTGTACCCCAATCCTTCTGGTGTAGCGGGGAGAAAACCCGCACATTCAAAGACAACGTCCGCGCCCTCTTTGCGCGGGGTTTCCGCCATCACAAGTTCCGTCCGCTCTTCGGGAGAGGTGACTTCTTCAATATCAATTGTTACGTCCGCACCGAGCCGTTTGGCGAGTTCCAGTCGTCCGGCGGGCCCACCCACCATAATCACCTTCGCAGCACCGCTCAATTTCGCGCATGCCAGCGTCACAAGCCCGATAGCACCGGAACCCTGCACAACGACGGTGTCACCGAGTTTTATTTCACCCCGCATTGCGGCATGAACACCAACCGTGAAAGGCTCCGTTAGCACTGCTACCTCAGGAGAAGCGTCGGTTTTCATAAAGCAGGTATTCGGATAGTTGAGATACATATAATCCGCGAACCCACCGCGAAAGTGTGGTGCCTCGTCTGGGTTCCATTGGAAGCCGTAAGCACCGTAGTTTGTTCCGGGTGCGAAAATAACCCTGTCGCCTTCTTTCACCGGTTTACCTACATAATCGGTTTCCACACCTTCACCGAGTGCCTCAATGATACCAACGTTTTCATGTCCCAACAGTACTTCCTGTTGGAAACCGTTTTGCCAGTTATGCAGGTCTGTCCCACAGATACCTGCAAGTTCCTGACGAAGTAGCACTGTATTCGGTTCAGGTTCGGGGACCGGGTATTCACGAATCTCAAAATCTTTGCCGTACGCGACCACGGCTCTCCCTGTCCGACTCATATTAATTTCTCCTTAGGATTTGTCTTGGTCGGTGCGCGCTTGCGAAGCGCGCTACCGTTTAATTTTGTTCATACATATCTTCGCTTCTTTCGCGAGATCAGCACAATAGCTATAATAGCGACGATGAGAATTGGGACCCAGAACGCTTTAACGAATCCCCAGAAAATGGTAAATCCGATCCAAAGCAGGACTTCAATTCCGACGATAACCGCCGTTTTATTCCACGGGAAGTCCGCGCCGTACTGTTTTTTCAACCTACTGGCATATATCCATGAAACAACCAATGTACCAACAATAGCTACGAAAAACAGCAAATTAACAAGATTTTGGATGCTCTCTAAAATGAAACTCATGATAATTTTGCTCCTTTGTAGGGCTTTCTAAGCCCGATTTCCTTTTACCCTTATAGAGACATCCCACCCCAAAACG
This window harbors:
- a CDS encoding tetratricopeptide repeat protein — protein: MTQRSVRYNSTHVYIGIVGGLLVLCSTVSLAAQQTDDEESAHYARGMRAMQLGLYDEAIDAFQRVLQLNPQNAEAHCELGAVYRLKEKTNDSIDAYLRALELTASPQTHGVAHLCLARIYHSQGRFIDAEKHGQLAVDLLPKIAEPFFRLADTYVQRGKLALAQQAYQRALALDANLAPVYQGLGKIAFLQNRLAEAVQYYRKALTLAPYHAETYYNLALVYRRLGQNSVEGVSNPDTLQNLVEAKNLMTSFQQVKTYNEQTNRYRRLLLEQPTALEPRMKLAEAHIEIGNREEAIRAYQIATALHPKTLPLYHNLGGLYMQAGQLTEAIAAFQQVLQLDDTDTEAYLHLGWLHARQRKFTDAQTYLQTAIQRDKDLIPAYYGLAEVYVQQHLFTEAIAVYQQLTVIRPNDVKAWVRLGVLQLKQQQVSDAISTFTQAIAVDGNSADAHNNLAWLYATQGEELERAVELAERAVELEANAARLDTLAYAYYRHGAYTKAKQAILRAINLEPNNTAYKERLSEIRQTMEDTKK
- a CDS encoding CRTAC1 family protein — its product is MRSYLPFLFLICALLGSSVADSVTFVEVAEESGIRFTHTDGKSGKRLFNEQYGSGGGFFDYDNDGDIDIYLINTRPQKEQVDAALPTNVLYRNNGDGSFTDVTHVAGVGDTGYGVGATTGDYDNDGDIDLYLTNFGPNTLYRNNADGTFTDVAASAQVADTGWGTSCAFADFDNDGFLELYVSNYAKYTPDADKPCHRHDIPVYCGPSSYPPQPDLFYYNNGDGTFTNLTEQSGLLNVPAAHGLGVAVGDSDNDGDADIYVANDQDFNFLFQNRGDGTFEEIGLLSGVSCSDMGEAEAGMGVAFADYDNDGRLDITVSNFQNETNTLYHNEGDNFFIDATIPAGVAEHTHRYLGWGIGFFDYDNDGYKDIFVANGHTMDNIAEVDRSTTTPQQNLLFRNLGDGRFTDVTAQMGEGFALLKTSRAAAFGDYDNDGDIDILVTNWNQTADLLRNEGGNRNNWIQVKAVGTKSNRSAIGARIKVVAGELTQYAEVKSSGSYLAFSDFRVHFGLKDADNIDLLEIRWPSGVVDTATNLSVNQRFIAVEGEKIVSE
- a CDS encoding LamG domain-containing protein: MVFSANSYAELEDGLVSVWNFDDGSANDSVGDNDGEFMNGASTADGRHGMALNLDNPENPATGENTGQYVEIPSAASLEKEDGVFSVSLWVNVREGGGRDHAAMFFKGDKVGWGDHFMVRMCTTSDTNMTWGSCWAGSEGWFATNDVYAVDEWVHVAYVVNGSEATAYVTSSVTDGTVVPPSGQSNPRSIETPLRTFPERPVEIGVGRQVGGNAGNDFWLDGMIDEVYFWERALSEDEVKELADGATVGATVNVEARGKLATTWAHIKK
- a CDS encoding VOC family protein, whose translation is MEDYYGIGEVFVKVANLERAAKFYRDLLGFEVVERNNRQLYIYLENGHLVLKEAGSSGHDAGGPMHFAFVTSTERINQLAEQFATLPYRTRGPFDFDDPRGKCRAFFIFDPDGNEIEFNDLYCPTD
- a CDS encoding phytanoyl-CoA dioxygenase family protein — translated: MLTHSEIDAFVENGYIIRKGALPETDIQIYRSAIDRILHKCRIERLHADHLRYIDGERDDIWGVNNIFHPSIREEALVDALAHPQILDVIEALIGERLRYHLCTLLVSSERKPYHINWHRDSAPDGEVPLETLLGRLRSHVQLNGALYDDETLYIVPGSHRRELTDAERAVIQQTPKAAMPNQLVVKLNAGDIVFYNSSLLHKGCNLTESKRQTLHYAVLTAPSENEPANPESPTSQEWLNDPSFLDSLPERLKPLFDNWLKYG
- a CDS encoding class I SAM-dependent methyltransferase, whose translation is MLASEAPRSDSVETDLLLWWEDFYLPVFEYVLPKMGTLEGKRILELGTGTGGTATLLAKRGASVVGIDLLPFRLAEAQARATEHNVAEEVNFALMDAMHLAFPDNTFDFIISKSVLVFTEHSHIAKECYRVLKPGGKAIFMENMRYHPAVWLYRKMFLKYSGKLRYFSMRDIETVGAEFEQLEHREFHLTAVSALFWQKCITIPLFYRWTLRVFKAIDTSLLKRLSFLKRFCWITAMICHKV
- a CDS encoding sugar phosphate isomerase/epimerase translates to MSDRIPIALQLYSVRDDCAGDLSLTLQAVAQMGYDGVEFAGYYDRTAEELRGMCDDLGLKVAGTHTGINTLLGDELPKTVEFNQNLGNPYLIVPGLPGEYQGSRQAWLDTSEVFNGIAEKIADQGMFTGYHNHTGEFTPMDGEIPWDIFGSNTRDDVVMQIDIGHALRAGADPVSFIERYPGRSKVVHLKEYSATNDKANVGEGEIPWDAVFRACETVGGTEWYIVEQESYAYPPIECAERCIENLRKMGKI
- a CDS encoding Gfo/Idh/MocA family oxidoreductase, with the translated sequence MAKTYRIGFASLVHDHVWGELGHWQAHPNVEIVAAGDVNAELRSQFSSETGVENVYNSWQEMLENEELDILQASAENNAGVDIVEAAAAKGIHVVSEKPMAARLSQADRMLAAAENAGTLLMVNWPTAWSPALNTAMDLIKDGAIGDVFYFKWRSAHNGPKEIGCSRYFYEWLYDEEKNGAGALMDYCCYCADMCAYLLGTPQQVTAFRGTFVKDYPIPDDNAVIVMKYGNAFGITEASWTQKVGYVTPNPVVYGTEGALMVSGNEVHLHPAGSDAEVITPEPLPEGRRNAAEYFIHCLETGEPIEGLCSPKVSRDAQEILEAGLVSADSGQVVNLPMA